The genomic region CAAGCCCTATCAGTTCTTATACAATCTACCATCATCTTGACGTTTTCTTCGCCAAGACAAGCATCTGCACAGTAATTACAATGTGCTACACAATTGTTTAAAGCTTCGATTAATTTTGAATTTTTCATAAATATATTAGAATTTAAATTGTTAAAAATAGTCCACTACTATAGCGGATATTACTAAAGACAATTTAATGTATGTAATATCGTTTTTTGTTATAAAATATGCCGAATGATTTGTAAAATTTTCGGATTAACAGAATTTAACATCATATTTTATCCAAATATTTACGATTCTGATTTGTGCTTTTTTTAAACTGTGTAGGTGTCATTCCTGTAACCTTTTTAAATTGATTGCTTAAGTATGCAACACTACTATAATGAAGTTTAAATGCTATTTCACTCAAGGTTAATTCATCGTAAACTATAAGTTCTTTAACACGTTCAATTTTCTGGTTTATGATGTACTGCTCGAACGTAATATTTTCTACCGACGAAAAAAGTGAACTTAAATATTTGTAGTCCAAGTGAAGTTCGCCTGTAACAATATCTGCCCATTTGAAATCGAGCTCCTCGGAAGAATGATGGATTTTATCTACAACCAATGTTTTCATTTGTTCAATAAGTTGACTTTTACGGTCGTCAATCAAACTAAAACCTGAATTTTGAAGCGCTTTGGAAAGACTATTTTTTGTGTTGGGACTTAACGATGAAACTAATTTAACCTCCCCCAATTTTATAGAAACATACAGTATTTTAAGTTGTTCCAAAATATTGGAAACTGCTGAGATACATCTTGGGCAGACCATATTTTTAATATGGATAGTCTCATTCATATAGTACTTGTTTCAAAATAATTTTAATCCAGATTTGTATAGAGAATAATAAACGGCAGCTGTTGCAGCAACTACAAAAATCAATACTATCACAACTAAAGCTATAATTTTATCTTTTTTTGGAATATCACTTTTAGGCTGATGTTTCTTTCTGTCATTTTTTCTTCTATTTCTTCTACTCTCACTCATCCTCGTTCTCCTTCAAAAAATCAAGATGACTAATTTAAACTACCCAATTAAGTATAGTTTTAAACTATTGTACGGTTTCTGTTACTTCACCACAGTTTAGCATTGCTTGTCCGTAGTAGGGATTTTGTATTTCTTTTTCCGTGCTCAACCAATATGCGCCTTCATTATTATTTGCCATTGGACAAAAATCTATGTAAATTTCTTGGTTGATGCCAAACGCTTTCATTGCATTTATGAGGTGTGCTGAAAGACTGATAAAATGATTTCTCTGGGTTTTAATATCGGATGTCTGGGCAATTTCATTTGAGGAAGCCTTCAATTCTTTTTCAAGTTGCGCCCAGTGGTTATTCGCATTTTTATCCTTTAGCAAAGCAAGGTCAACTTGTGTTAAACTTTTCTGTAAGGTCTGTGCGGCCGTTTTTGCTTTTTCACTTTGGTCGTTTGTCAATGCTGTTTTAAGCATAATATAATCATCAAAAACTGTTTTGAGCTGCTCTTGGAATTTGGAAGCTACATCCATACGCTTGGCGGCATCAACTGTGTTGTTTAAATTTTCCATTCCCAAATGCCCTTCGTGACCTGTCATTGTTTTACCACCTGATGCATTCATCATAGATTTTTTTCCTTGTAACTGTGCAGCGGCATCTACGGTAAATGTTCCGTTGGTTACCACTTCATCGCCGTTAGAAAGCCCTTCGATAATGGTATAGTTCTCACCATTTTTCGTTCCCAAAGTCACTTCTTGCATTTCAAAAACGGGTTCATTGGGATTGGTCTTTACGTACACCAATGAGCGCTCGCCTGTCCACATTACTGCCGTTGCAGGTATGCTTATCGCAATTTCCATAGTATTGCCTTTTGTCATTGCCACTTTTGCGGTTACGAACATTCCTGGTTTTAATAGATTTTCCTTATTGTTCAATGTGGCGCGCACTGAAACAGTTCTGGACTTTGTATTCAAAGTAGGGTCGATAAATGAAACTGATGCTTCAAATTCTTTATTGGGATAAGCGTTACTAGTGATTGTTACCTTTTGACCTTCCTTTAGTTGCGAGATTTGTCTTTCGTAGGCGTCAAACATTGCCCAAACAGTACCCAAATCACTTACTTTAACAATGGGCTGGCCTTGTTTTACATAGTCGCCTTCTTCTGCCATTTTTTGGGAAACGGTGCCTGAAACAGTTGCATAAATCGGAAAATTTTCCCGCACCTTGCCAGAACTTTCTATTTGGTCTATTTGGCTTTCAGAAAGTTTCCACAATTTTAATTTGTTTCGAACTGCTTTGTATAAACCTGGTTGTGATTCTTTCAGGTCAGAAGCAGTTAAAAGTTCTTGTTGGGCAGCAACGAGCGTTGGTGCATAAATCGTTGCCAACAACTGTCCTTTTCGTACTTCTTCGCCCGTGAAATTGACATTCAACTTTTCAATACGTCCTTCAAAATAGCTTGCCTGTACCGCATTGGCTTCTTCGTTGGCCATTATTTTTCCGGAAAGTGTTATTTTGTTATCGTCGGTTCCTGAAATATTTCCTACAATTGTAGTTTGGATATTCGCCAGTGCCATTGCATTGTCGCTCATTTTTATTTCGTTCATTGCAAGCCCTTCCGCACCAGTTTCGGCGGGAATTAAATCCATACCGCATATTGGGCAGTCGCCAGGTTCTGGTTGCATAATCTGTGGGTGCATTGAACAGGTCCACATTTGATGTTCTTCGGAGTGGTTAACGTCTTCGCTCAAATCTGTTACTTTCTTGCTGTTTACGGAACCTTCCGCAGAAGGGCCAAAAAAGACATAGCCCAAGACCAATCCTATGGCTAAAATTGCGGTATAAATGATGTATTTTTTCATAGTATATTTTTTTATTTCTTTATAAAACCCAACAGATTTTAAGACCAGTTAGGTTTTGGTAATTATTATTATTCTGCTTGCAAACGCTTTATCATTGCTTTCATTTCTCCAATTTCTTTACGTTGTGCTTTGATAATATCATCAGCCAGTTTGCGCACTTCAGGGTCTTTGATATCGGCTCTTTCACTTGTTAAAATTGCAATTGAGTGATGGGGAATCATTGCTTTCATCCACAGAATATCGCCAATGATTGGGCTTTGTGCCCTAACCAAACCAAGTGCGCCTAAAAATAGCACCAAGCTACCTAATAAAATAGCGATGTTCTTTTTCTTGTTTTGATACATTTTCCGCATAAAAAACCACATTATTACTGCCATTGCTGCAATACCCAAACAACTCATATAGAATCTGGTTAAACTAAAATATACGTGGTCTAACGCATAACTATTTAGATACATCGTGATGTACATTGCAATAAAAGATGCGACAAGCATCAAAATAAATTTTGTGTAATTGCCTTTGTTTGTGTGTTGATTTGAATTTTTCATTGTTTTAGAGTTTTTGGTTATGATTTAATTATTTTCTTTTTTAATTTTCTAATGGTTGGCGAGGAGGTGTACCACAGCAGGAATCCGCTTAACACCGTAATCAATCCCAAGAGCGAAAACGCCCTTAATACAATGGTATTGAAATTGTCGCGCGTGTCATAATCCATTGTGTGGGTCATCCATAAAAAGTCGAACCAACGCCACGCTCGATGCCTTACAGTCTGGAATTTTCCGTCTGTTACCGAAACATAAGCATTAAGAGCTTCATCGGTATCATATGAAATAACATAGGCTGGCAATAGCTTTTCCCGATATTCGTGATAGTCGTCCACTTCGGTTATTTTTTCGATGTTGGCGACTTTCAAACCATCTTTCATATAGTTTTTGGCAACAGACAAGGCCTCTTCTTCCGTAATATTTTTTTTTGCTTTCCCAGTTTTTGCACTGTACAATTTTTGATTGTTTATCCAGTAATAAGGCTCGTTGTTGATGTCCCTAATTTCGATACTTCCAATGCCTTCAGGATTGTTTATTTGTGAAGGACTTATTAAATCATCAAAGGCTTTGGGCACGTAATCTAAATTACAGAATTGGTCACCGTGAATGTCGTCTATGTTTGTCCAACTGAAATACATTCCGCTAATGGTCCAAAACAGGAACTGTACCCCCAAAAAGAGCCCCAAATATCTGTGGGTCTTTCGTATTTTTAGTGCGGTTTTCCTTTTCACCATCTTTAAAGTTTTAACGAACGTAACCGCAAAGCGTTCATAATAACGGAAACTGAACTAAAGCTCATTGCCAAAGCCGCTATCATTGGTGATAATAACAACCCGAAAATAGGGAACAAAACACCTGCTGCGATTGGGATTCCTAAAATGTTATATCCTAAAGCCCAAAATAGGTTTTGCTTGATGTTACGCATTACACCGTCGCTCAATTCCCGTGCCTTGACAATACCGTGCAAATCGCCTTTTACCAAGGTTATCATTGCACTTTCAATGGCAACATCTGTTCCTGTTCCCATTGCGATACCAACATCACTTTTTGCCAAGGCTGGCGCATCATTGATGCCGTCGCCTGCCATTGCTACAACTTTTCCGCTGTTCTGTAATTTTTCTACTTCCTGAAGTTTGTTTTCGGGCAACATTCCTGCTTTAAAATCAGCAAGATTTAATTCTTTTGCGACCGCTTGGGCAGTATCGTGATTGTCGCCAGTAAGCATTATTACTGCGATACCTTTGTCTTGAAGTGCTTTGATCGCTTTGGCGCTGGTCGCCTTTATTTTGTCGCCAATGACAACATATCCCACAACTTTTGAATCGATGGATAGGTATGAAACTGTTTTTCCTTGCTTTTGAAAACTTTGTGCTTCGGTTTCCATTTCCGAAGTTAATTCAGCCTTGGCGTATGCCATCATTTTGGAATTCCCTAAATCCACTTTTTTCCCGTTGATGTTTCCTTCAACACCTTTTCCGGTAACTGCGCTAAACTTTTCAGCGCTCAAAAACTCAACATTCTTTTCTTTACCATATTTTACAGTTGCTTCGGCAAGCGGATGCTCGCTTTTGCTGTTTAGGGAAACGATGTATTGAAGCACTTCTTTTTCTGAAAAATTAGTTCCGAAGGCTCCGACTTTTTCAACCGTTGGTTTGCCTTCTGTTATGGTTCCTGTTTTATCGATAATAAGTGTATCCACCTTGTCCATTTTTTCCAAAGCTTCGGCATTTTTTATGAGCACACCATTTTGTGCGCCCTTACCAACACCGACCATAATGGACATTGGTGTTGCCAAGCCCAAGGCACAGGGACAGGCGATAATCAATACTGCAATTGCATTTACAAAGGCATAAACATAGACGGGTTCCGGACCAAAAATAGCCCAAACCACAAATGTGATAATGGAAATAAGGACAACTATGGGTACAAAATATCCCGAGACGGTATCCGCCAATTTTTGGATTGGTGCACGACTGCGACTGGCATTATTGACCATTTGGATAATTTGGGACAGTAGGGTATCTGCACCCACCTTTTCGGCTTTCATCAAAAAAGATTGGTTGCCGTTGATGGTGCCACTGGTAACTTTGTCATTTGCCGCTTTGTTTACGGGAATAGGTTCGCCTGTAATCATAGATTCATCGACCGTTGTACTACCTTCGGAAATCACGCCATCAACTGGAATTTTTTCGCCTGGTTTCACCCGTAGGATATCGCCCAATTTAATGCTATCAATCGTAACCTCTTCTTCCTTGCCATCTTTGACTAGTATGGCCTTGTTTGGCGCGAGCTTTAGCAATTCCTTTATTGCTGAATTGGTTTTGCCGTGGGCACGTGCTTCCAAAACCTGACCCAAGAGCACCAAGGTCAAAATAATAGTGGATACTTCATAATATACGTGAACGGCACCAGATTCTGTTTTGAACTGTGCCGGGAAAAAATCGGGAAAAAGCATACCGAATACGCTGAATAACCACGCTGCGCCAGCACCAATGCCGATTAGGGTAAACATATTGAGGTTCCAGGTTTTGATGCTTTTATAGGCACGTTCAAAGAACATCCACGTAGCATAAAACACCACAGGAATTGAAAGTGCAAGCTGAATCCAGTTCCAGTTTTTTTGCTTCATTACCGTATATAACGGATTATTCGGAATCATATCGCTCATTGCGATTAAGAAAATAGGTAAGGTAAAGGCGACTGCAATCCAGAATTTCTTGAGTAATTTGTTATAGGTCTTTTCTTCGGCTGAACTATCTGCTTCCATTGGGACTAAGTCCATCCCACAGATTGGGCAGGCTCCAGGTTCATCTTTTACAATTTCCGGGTGCATTGGGCAAGTCCATTGTTCAGAAGTTTTTGCAGATAAATTTTGCTCTTCAACTAAATCCATTCCGCAGACAGGACAGTCTCCAGTTTTTTCATATGTTTTGTCTCCCTCACAATGCATCGGACAGTAAAAAGTGCCAGTTCCTTTACCTTTAGGTTTTTCATTTTTTGCTTTCGTACTTCGACTACGCTCAGCATCAACTCCGGCGGTATCGTTTTGATGATGTCGCTCTCCAGATTTGTGGATAGAATAAGTACCACCTTCTTTTTTAAGGGCATCTTGGAATTTCTCAATAGGAATATGTGATTCCATTTCAATGGTAGCTTCAGCTTTTGCTAAATTCACAGTAGCCTTTGAGACACCTTTCACTTTGGAAAGTGTTCCTTCTACGTGATTTCGACAACCATTGCAGGTCATTCCGTGTATTTTATAGGTGTGTTTCATAGTATCTGTTATTTTTACATTTTCATTTGTTCTTTTTCACTGTTTTCCATTCCCATATTCATATTTCCGTCTTTATCTGTATGCGATTTCATAAAAATAAATTGAGAAAGAAAAATGAGGGCAATACCAATTGCAGCAACTATTAGTACAAATGGGTCGTTTACATATTTTAAATAGATAAATGCTGCCAAAATAACAACATCCAACAGTATGGCAATTATTGGAATAATCGGGTTGAATTTTACTTCCTTTTTCAAATATTTAAAAAGTCCCCAATGAATAGCAATGTCCATTATCAAATAGAAAATAGCACCAATGGAAGCTATGCGAGTTAAATCGAACAAAACAGTCAAAAGTATCGCTAAAGAAACAGTAAAAATCAGCGAAGGATTTTTAAGTTGCTTCATTCTGTTCATATCAGGAACTTGTTTCATATTGCTTAACATACCCAACATTCGCGAGGCAGAATATACGCTGGCAATTACACCGGAAACTGTTGCAACAATGGCTAGTAAAATAGTTAGCGTTGAACCCCATTCGCCAAATAGAGGTTTTGCTGCTGCTGCGAGAGCATAATCTTTTGCTATTATAATTTCTTCAATACTCAATCCGCCAGCAACCGATAATGCCAAAACAACATAGATAACCGTACAAACGATTATTGATATAATTATGGAACGCCCTACATTTTTATGAGGATTTTTTATATCGCCACCTTGATTGGTAATGGTCGTAAATCCTTTGTATGCAAGGATAGACAAGGCCAATGCGGCAATAAATCCAAAACCTTCAGGCAGGGATTGGCCATTGGCAGCACTATAAGTACCTGTGATTGTGGGTAAACCAGAAATAACCAATCCTGATATAGCAAGAACTGCAATACCCACTACTTTAATAATTGCAGTAATGGTAGCGGTAGTCTCAATAATCTTGTTACCCGAAATATTGATGATATATGCAGCAACAATAAGCAATACACCCAATGCAGATGCATAACCTTCATATCCTTGCGGAAACAGTCGTAACGCATACGCCCCAAAAGTACCTGCCACTAAACTTTCTGAGACAACCATTGATACATACATCAGCAAAGAAAATGAACCAGCAAGTGTACCTGGTAAATAGGCCTTTGTCAAAAATTTA from Zunongwangia profunda SM-A87 harbors:
- a CDS encoding PepSY domain-containing protein — translated: MVKRKTALKIRKTHRYLGLFLGVQFLFWTISGMYFSWTNIDDIHGDQFCNLDYVPKAFDDLISPSQINNPEGIGSIEIRDINNEPYYWINNQKLYSAKTGKAKKNITEEEALSVAKNYMKDGLKVANIEKITEVDDYHEYREKLLPAYVISYDTDEALNAYVSVTDGKFQTVRHRAWRWFDFLWMTHTMDYDTRDNFNTIVLRAFSLLGLITVLSGFLLWYTSSPTIRKLKKKIIKS
- a CDS encoding helix-turn-helix domain-containing protein; this translates as MNETIHIKNMVCPRCISAVSNILEQLKILYVSIKLGEVKLVSSLSPNTKNSLSKALQNSGFSLIDDRKSQLIEQMKTLVVDKIHHSSEELDFKWADIVTGELHLDYKYLSSLFSSVENITFEQYIINQKIERVKELIVYDELTLSEIAFKLHYSSVAYLSNQFKKVTGMTPTQFKKSTNQNRKYLDKI
- a CDS encoding APC family permease; its protein translation is MKPLKINTQKLSLLGSVSLGTGVMIGAGIFVLMGQIAELVGDLFPIAFIAGAVVVGFSSYSYVKFSNAYPSSGGVAKFLTKAYLPGTLAGSFSLLMYVSMVVSESLVAGTFGAYALRLFPQGYEGYASALGVLLIVAAYIINISGNKIIETTATITAIIKVVGIAVLAISGLVISGLPTITGTYSAANGQSLPEGFGFIAALALSILAYKGFTTITNQGGDIKNPHKNVGRSIIISIIVCTVIYVVLALSVAGGLSIEEIIIAKDYALAAAAKPLFGEWGSTLTILLAIVATVSGVIASVYSASRMLGMLSNMKQVPDMNRMKQLKNPSLIFTVSLAILLTVLFDLTRIASIGAIFYLIMDIAIHWGLFKYLKKEVKFNPIIPIIAILLDVVILAAFIYLKYVNDPFVLIVAAIGIALIFLSQFIFMKSHTDKDGNMNMGMENSEKEQMKM
- a CDS encoding heavy metal translocating P-type ATPase, producing MKHTYKIHGMTCNGCRNHVEGTLSKVKGVSKATVNLAKAEATIEMESHIPIEKFQDALKKEGGTYSIHKSGERHHQNDTAGVDAERSRSTKAKNEKPKGKGTGTFYCPMHCEGDKTYEKTGDCPVCGMDLVEEQNLSAKTSEQWTCPMHPEIVKDEPGACPICGMDLVPMEADSSAEEKTYNKLLKKFWIAVAFTLPIFLIAMSDMIPNNPLYTVMKQKNWNWIQLALSIPVVFYATWMFFERAYKSIKTWNLNMFTLIGIGAGAAWLFSVFGMLFPDFFPAQFKTESGAVHVYYEVSTIILTLVLLGQVLEARAHGKTNSAIKELLKLAPNKAILVKDGKEEEVTIDSIKLGDILRVKPGEKIPVDGVISEGSTTVDESMITGEPIPVNKAANDKVTSGTINGNQSFLMKAEKVGADTLLSQIIQMVNNASRSRAPIQKLADTVSGYFVPIVVLISIITFVVWAIFGPEPVYVYAFVNAIAVLIIACPCALGLATPMSIMVGVGKGAQNGVLIKNAEALEKMDKVDTLIIDKTGTITEGKPTVEKVGAFGTNFSEKEVLQYIVSLNSKSEHPLAEATVKYGKEKNVEFLSAEKFSAVTGKGVEGNINGKKVDLGNSKMMAYAKAELTSEMETEAQSFQKQGKTVSYLSIDSKVVGYVVIGDKIKATSAKAIKALQDKGIAVIMLTGDNHDTAQAVAKELNLADFKAGMLPENKLQEVEKLQNSGKVVAMAGDGINDAPALAKSDVGIAMGTGTDVAIESAMITLVKGDLHGIVKARELSDGVMRNIKQNLFWALGYNILGIPIAAGVLFPIFGLLLSPMIAALAMSFSSVSVIMNALRLRSLKL
- a CDS encoding DUF305 domain-containing protein, whose product is MKNSNQHTNKGNYTKFILMLVASFIAMYITMYLNSYALDHVYFSLTRFYMSCLGIAAMAVIMWFFMRKMYQNKKKNIAILLGSLVLFLGALGLVRAQSPIIGDILWMKAMIPHHSIAILTSERADIKDPEVRKLADDIIKAQRKEIGEMKAMIKRLQAE
- a CDS encoding efflux RND transporter periplasmic adaptor subunit, yielding MKKYIIYTAILAIGLVLGYVFFGPSAEGSVNSKKVTDLSEDVNHSEEHQMWTCSMHPQIMQPEPGDCPICGMDLIPAETGAEGLAMNEIKMSDNAMALANIQTTIVGNISGTDDNKITLSGKIMANEEANAVQASYFEGRIEKLNVNFTGEEVRKGQLLATIYAPTLVAAQQELLTASDLKESQPGLYKAVRNKLKLWKLSESQIDQIESSGKVRENFPIYATVSGTVSQKMAEEGDYVKQGQPIVKVSDLGTVWAMFDAYERQISQLKEGQKVTITSNAYPNKEFEASVSFIDPTLNTKSRTVSVRATLNNKENLLKPGMFVTAKVAMTKGNTMEIAISIPATAVMWTGERSLVYVKTNPNEPVFEMQEVTLGTKNGENYTIIEGLSNGDEVVTNGTFTVDAAAQLQGKKSMMNASGGKTMTGHEGHLGMENLNNTVDAAKRMDVASKFQEQLKTVFDDYIMLKTALTNDQSEKAKTAAQTLQKSLTQVDLALLKDKNANNHWAQLEKELKASSNEIAQTSDIKTQRNHFISLSAHLINAMKAFGINQEIYIDFCPMANNNEGAYWLSTEKEIQNPYYGQAMLNCGEVTETVQ